The Actinomycetota bacterium genome contains a region encoding:
- the ispG gene encoding flavodoxin-dependent (E)-4-hydroxy-3-methylbut-2-enyl-diphosphate synthase, which produces MIPRREARPVMVGSVAIGGGAPISVQSMTNTDTRDAHATLAQIARLAQAGCEIVRVAIPHADALPGFEAICAASPLPVVADIHFDHRLAIEAAGRGAAKLRINPGNIGATDRVDAVIDAAGQAGIPIRIGVNAGSLAEEYGDLDWPLAEKLAASAVAFCAHFESRGFADIVVSAKASSVGATVDAYRRLADELPYPLHIGVTEAGTLVAGTVKSSVGLGILLDEGIGDTLRVSLTADPAEEVRVGWEILAALDIRRRTPELVSCPTCGRCEVDLIPIATEIEQRLAARRTPIKVAVMGCVVNGPGEAREADIGVAAGKGVGLLFAHGEPLRKVPESEIVEALMEEIDRFESHTS; this is translated from the coding sequence GTGATACCGCGTCGCGAGGCACGCCCGGTCATGGTCGGTTCGGTCGCCATAGGCGGTGGAGCACCCATCTCGGTGCAGTCGATGACCAACACCGACACCCGCGACGCGCACGCCACGCTCGCCCAAATCGCGCGGCTGGCCCAGGCGGGCTGCGAGATCGTTCGCGTCGCCATCCCGCACGCCGACGCACTTCCCGGCTTCGAGGCCATCTGCGCCGCGTCGCCTCTGCCCGTGGTCGCCGACATCCACTTCGACCACCGTCTGGCGATCGAGGCAGCTGGCCGAGGAGCCGCCAAGCTCCGTATCAACCCCGGCAACATCGGCGCCACCGACCGCGTCGACGCCGTCATCGACGCGGCAGGCCAGGCCGGCATCCCGATCCGCATCGGCGTGAACGCCGGCTCGCTTGCCGAGGAGTACGGCGACCTCGACTGGCCGCTTGCCGAGAAGCTCGCCGCGAGCGCAGTCGCATTCTGCGCGCACTTCGAGTCGCGCGGCTTTGCCGACATCGTCGTCTCCGCGAAGGCGTCCAGCGTTGGCGCCACCGTCGATGCCTACCGAAGACTCGCAGACGAGCTGCCGTATCCGCTCCACATCGGGGTGACCGAAGCCGGGACGCTTGTCGCCGGCACCGTGAAGTCGAGCGTGGGCCTTGGCATCCTGCTCGACGAGGGCATCGGCGACACGCTGCGCGTCTCGCTCACAGCCGACCCTGCCGAGGAGGTCCGCGTGGGTTGGGAGATCCTTGCCGCGCTCGACATCCGCAGGCGTACGCCCGAGCTCGTGAGCTGCCCGACCTGCGGGCGTTGCGAGGTCGACCTCATCCCGATAGCCACCGAGATCGAGCAACGGCTCGCCGCGCGGCGCACGCCGATCAAGGTCGCCGTGATGGGCTGCGTAGTGAACGGACCGGGAGAGGCTCGCGAGGCCGACATCGGCGTGGCCGCCGGAAAGGGCGTCGGGCTGCTCTTCGCCCATGGAGAGCCACTACGCAAGGTTCCCGAGTCAGAGATCGTCGAGGCGCTCATGGAAGAGATCGACCGCTTCGAATCTCACACTTCGTAA
- a CDS encoding proline--tRNA ligase yields the protein MRVALRMSKLHVPTLKEVPAEAEVSSHRLLLRAGMLRKVAAGIYTFLPLGWRALHKVEQIVREEMNAIGSQEMMMPAVQPAELWHESGRWADYGPELMRLTDRHGREFCLGPTHEEIITATVRNEVRSYRQLPLSLYQIQVKFRDEVRPRFGLLRGREFIMKDAYSFHATQESLQEHYDAQAHAYGRICERLGLEYRPVQAESGQIGGKVTTEFMALAENGEAALVYCECGWAANVEAAETVVPRHPAVTEPVEMQKVHTPDIRTIADLSEFLGLAEHDTVKTMAGKTEDGTLVFFCVPGDRELNPIKAGWAISGVELLAEEDFEKYGIPKGSLGPVGPVARTIVVADKSLENHVSWGIGANENDYHFVGAMPGRDFEVGKWEDLVVAQPGDGCPECGGVLIGARGIEVSQVFQLGTKYSESMGATFTDEDGTEKPFLMGCYGVGVSRSLAAVIEQHNDESGITWPMSVAPLEVTVIPLAVGDDEVYPVAERIWNQLADAGVEVVIDDRDERPGVKFADNELVGFPLQIVVGKKGLANGIVELKNRATGERGEVPLEEAAAAVAKLVKAERAMFAH from the coding sequence ATGAGAGTCGCGCTGCGCATGAGCAAGCTGCACGTCCCGACACTCAAGGAAGTCCCGGCAGAGGCCGAGGTCTCCTCCCACCGGCTGCTGCTGCGCGCCGGAATGCTACGCAAGGTCGCCGCAGGCATCTACACCTTCCTGCCGCTTGGGTGGCGCGCCCTTCACAAGGTCGAGCAGATCGTGCGCGAAGAGATGAACGCGATCGGTTCACAGGAGATGATGATGCCAGCGGTCCAGCCCGCCGAGCTGTGGCACGAGTCCGGCCGCTGGGCCGACTACGGCCCCGAGCTGATGCGCCTGACCGACCGTCACGGCCGCGAGTTCTGCCTTGGTCCCACACACGAAGAGATCATCACCGCGACCGTGCGCAACGAGGTCCGCTCCTACCGCCAGCTGCCGCTTTCGCTCTACCAGATCCAGGTGAAGTTCCGCGACGAGGTCCGGCCCCGGTTCGGGCTGCTCCGCGGCCGCGAGTTCATCATGAAGGACGCGTACAGCTTCCATGCGACCCAGGAGTCTCTGCAGGAACACTACGACGCGCAGGCGCACGCCTACGGGCGCATCTGCGAGCGCCTGGGGCTGGAGTACCGCCCCGTGCAGGCAGAATCCGGACAGATCGGCGGCAAGGTCACGACCGAGTTCATGGCGCTTGCCGAGAACGGCGAGGCCGCGCTTGTGTACTGCGAGTGCGGGTGGGCCGCCAACGTCGAGGCCGCCGAGACGGTCGTGCCGAGGCACCCCGCGGTCACCGAGCCCGTTGAGATGCAGAAAGTGCACACGCCCGACATCCGCACGATTGCGGATCTCTCGGAGTTCCTTGGCCTGGCGGAGCACGACACCGTCAAGACGATGGCCGGCAAGACCGAGGACGGCACGCTCGTGTTCTTCTGCGTGCCCGGCGACCGGGAGCTCAATCCGATCAAGGCCGGCTGGGCGATTTCCGGCGTCGAACTGCTGGCCGAGGAGGACTTCGAGAAGTACGGAATCCCCAAAGGCTCGCTCGGACCTGTCGGGCCGGTCGCGAGGACGATCGTGGTGGCCGACAAGTCACTTGAGAACCACGTGTCCTGGGGCATCGGCGCCAACGAGAACGACTACCACTTCGTCGGGGCTATGCCAGGGCGAGACTTCGAGGTCGGCAAGTGGGAGGACCTCGTGGTGGCGCAGCCCGGCGACGGCTGTCCCGAGTGCGGCGGCGTGCTTATAGGCGCGCGCGGCATCGAAGTGAGCCAGGTGTTCCAGCTCGGAACGAAGTACTCCGAGTCGATGGGTGCGACCTTCACCGACGAGGACGGCACCGAGAAGCCGTTCCTCATGGGCTGCTACGGCGTGGGCGTGTCTCGCTCGCTAGCTGCCGTTATCGAGCAGCACAACGACGAATCGGGCATTACTTGGCCGATGAGCGTCGCTCCGCTTGAAGTCACGGTCATCCCGCTTGCGGTGGGGGACGATGAGGTCTACCCGGTCGCGGAGCGAATCTGGAACCAACTTGCCGATGCGGGCGTGGAGGTCGTAATCGACGACCGCGACGAGCGCCCCGGCGTCAAATTCGCCGACAACGAGCTCGTTGGGTTCCCACTTCAGATTGTGGTGGGGAAGAAGGGGCTCGCAAACGGCATCGTGGAGCTCAAGAACCGCGCGACGGGGGAGCGGGGCGAGGTGCCACTGGAGGAGGCTGCCGCGGCGGTCGCGAAGCTCGTGAAGGCCGAGCGGGCGATGTTTGCGCACTAG